Proteins encoded by one window of Luteimonas yindakuii:
- a CDS encoding glycosyltransferase family 2 protein has protein sequence MHADPRVAVVIPSYRVTRHVLDVIARIGKECQLIFVVDDACPDGSGQYVLNHCKDPRVRVVRNPKNLGVGGAVMTGYRAALAEGAEILVKIDGDGQMPPELLGRFIRPILDGQADYTKGNRFYDLSMVRSMPKIRLLGNAGLSFMSKASSGYWDIFDPTNGYTAIHARVAAHLPYGRISERYFFESDLLFRLNTLRAVVIDIPMVARYRDEVSNLRISRILGDFLFGHLRNFGKRLFYNYFLRDMSAASMQLLFGLLLVAGGVGYGAFKWLIQDGAPATAGTVMLAALPIILGLQMLLAFLMWDMQSVPRLPIGSRLPPDPDSLDVDAGDRA, from the coding sequence ATGCACGCCGATCCCCGTGTTGCCGTGGTGATCCCGAGCTACCGCGTCACACGGCACGTTCTCGACGTGATCGCGCGTATCGGCAAAGAGTGCCAGTTGATCTTCGTGGTCGATGACGCCTGTCCCGATGGTTCCGGTCAGTACGTTCTTAACCATTGCAAGGATCCGCGAGTGCGCGTCGTGCGTAACCCGAAGAACCTCGGCGTTGGCGGCGCCGTGATGACCGGGTATCGCGCAGCCCTGGCGGAGGGCGCTGAGATCCTGGTGAAAATCGACGGTGACGGCCAGATGCCGCCGGAGTTGCTCGGGCGATTCATTCGTCCGATCCTCGACGGCCAAGCGGACTACACCAAGGGCAACCGCTTCTACGATCTGTCGATGGTCCGTTCGATGCCGAAGATCCGCCTGCTCGGCAATGCCGGCTTGTCCTTCATGTCGAAAGCGTCAAGCGGCTACTGGGATATTTTCGACCCGACAAACGGATACACCGCCATCCACGCCCGGGTCGCGGCCCACCTGCCGTATGGGCGGATCAGCGAACGCTACTTTTTCGAGTCCGACCTGCTGTTCCGCCTCAACACCCTGCGTGCGGTGGTGATCGATATTCCCATGGTCGCCCGCTACCGCGACGAGGTCAGCAACCTGCGGATCTCGCGGATCCTTGGCGATTTCCTCTTCGGGCATCTGCGCAACTTCGGCAAGCGGCTGTTCTACAACTACTTCCTGCGCGACATGTCGGCAGCGTCGATGCAGCTCCTGTTCGGTCTTTTGCTTGTCGCAGGGGGGGTTGGGTACGGCGCCTTCAAGTGGTTGATCCAGGACGGCGCCCCAGCCACCGCAGGCACCGTCATGCTGGCTGCCCTTCCGATCATCCTGGGTTTGCAGATGCTGCTGGCGTTTCTCATGTGGGACATGCAGTCGGTACCCCGGCTACCCATTGGGAGCCGGCTCCCACCGGATCCGGACTCGCTCGACGTCGATGCAGGAGATCGCGCATGA
- the rfbB gene encoding dTDP-glucose 4,6-dehydratase: MATWLVTGGAGFIGGNFVLEAVRLGHRVINLDALTYAGNLQTLASIENDPNHVFVHGDIGDRELVDRLLVEHQPDAVLNFAAESHVDRSIDGPGAFVQTNVVGTLALLEAARDYWKALPDARRDAFRFLHVSTDEVYGTLGETGKFTETTPYAPNSPYSASKAASDHLVRAFHHTYGLPVLTTNCSNNYGPYHFPEKLIPLVIAKALAGEPLPVYGDGQQVRDWLFVTDHCEAIRTVLEKGRVGETYNVGGDAEKRNLEVVETICRLLDERRPRQDGQPRSRQITFVADRPGHDRRYAIDASKLQGELGWRPRHTFEDGIATTVDWYLANQDWVQHILDGSYRLERMGAEA, from the coding sequence GTGGCCACATGGCTCGTGACCGGCGGCGCCGGCTTTATCGGCGGCAACTTCGTCCTCGAGGCGGTTCGCCTTGGACATCGCGTGATCAACCTTGACGCGCTGACCTATGCCGGCAACCTGCAGACCCTGGCGTCGATCGAGAACGATCCGAACCACGTGTTCGTGCATGGTGACATCGGTGATCGCGAGCTCGTCGACCGCCTGTTGGTCGAGCACCAGCCTGATGCGGTACTGAACTTCGCCGCCGAGAGCCATGTCGACCGGTCGATCGACGGGCCGGGCGCCTTCGTCCAGACCAACGTGGTCGGCACCCTCGCACTGCTCGAAGCAGCCCGTGATTACTGGAAGGCATTGCCCGACGCGCGTCGTGATGCCTTCCGCTTCCTGCACGTCTCGACCGACGAGGTCTACGGCACGCTCGGGGAAACCGGCAAGTTCACCGAGACCACCCCGTACGCGCCCAACTCGCCGTACTCGGCGTCGAAGGCCGCGTCCGACCACCTGGTGCGCGCGTTCCACCACACCTACGGCCTCCCGGTGCTGACCACCAACTGCTCCAACAACTATGGTCCGTACCATTTCCCCGAGAAGCTCATTCCGCTGGTGATCGCCAAGGCCCTGGCCGGCGAGCCGCTGCCGGTATACGGGGATGGCCAGCAGGTGCGCGACTGGCTGTTCGTGACCGATCACTGCGAGGCGATCCGCACCGTGCTGGAGAAGGGGCGCGTGGGTGAGACCTACAACGTCGGTGGCGACGCGGAGAAGCGCAATCTGGAAGTCGTCGAGACCATCTGCCGGCTGCTCGACGAGCGTCGCCCGCGGCAAGATGGCCAACCGCGCAGCCGCCAGATCACCTTCGTCGCCGACCGCCCGGGCCATGATCGCCGCTATGCGATCGACGCGTCCAAGTTGCAGGGCGAGCTTGGTTGGCGCCCGCGCCACACGTTCGAGGACGGCATCGCCACCACGGTCGACTGGTACCTCGCCAACCAGGACTGGGTGCAGCACA
- a CDS encoding electron transfer flavoprotein subunit alpha/FixB family protein codes for MSNVLIVAEHLNGKLNGATAKCVSAALALQAEAIDIIVLADDASTVAAEAAQMAGVRKVLAVSNPANATAIAQVQGPQIAKLAGGYSHVFGPSTTFGKDLMPVVAALLGTAQVSDVMAVEGSHTFTRPIYAGNAIVTVEAPKERPVVATVRSASWKEATGGGSATVEATAVDADLPTHTRFVELAAGRSDRPDLQSAKRVVAGGRGVGSEENFKIVFDLADKLGAAVGASRAAVDAGYVPNELQVGQTGKIIAPELYVAIGISGAIQHLTGIKDAGTIVAINKDADAAIFEIADIGLVGDLFQVLPELEAALG; via the coding sequence ATGTCCAACGTTCTGATCGTCGCCGAGCATCTCAACGGCAAACTCAATGGCGCCACCGCCAAGTGCGTGTCGGCCGCCCTTGCCCTGCAAGCCGAGGCCATCGACATCATCGTCCTCGCCGATGACGCGTCGACCGTGGCTGCGGAAGCCGCGCAGATGGCGGGCGTGCGCAAGGTATTGGCGGTCAGCAACCCGGCCAACGCCACCGCGATCGCGCAGGTGCAGGGCCCGCAGATCGCGAAGCTCGCCGGCGGCTACAGCCATGTGTTCGGCCCCTCGACCACCTTCGGCAAGGACCTGATGCCGGTCGTGGCCGCGCTGCTCGGCACCGCCCAGGTGTCCGATGTGATGGCGGTGGAAGGCAGCCACACCTTCACGCGCCCGATCTACGCCGGCAACGCGATCGTGACGGTGGAGGCGCCGAAGGAGCGCCCCGTCGTCGCCACCGTGCGCAGTGCCTCGTGGAAGGAAGCCACCGGCGGTGGAAGTGCCACGGTGGAAGCGACAGCCGTGGACGCGGACCTCCCGACCCATACCCGTTTTGTGGAACTTGCCGCCGGGCGCAGCGACCGCCCCGACCTGCAGAGCGCCAAGCGGGTGGTGGCTGGCGGCCGTGGCGTCGGCTCGGAAGAGAATTTCAAGATCGTGTTCGACCTCGCCGACAAGCTCGGCGCCGCTGTCGGCGCCTCGCGCGCAGCAGTGGATGCCGGCTACGTCCCCAATGAACTCCAGGTCGGCCAGACCGGCAAGATCATCGCGCCGGAGCTCTACGTTGCCATCGGCATCAGCGGCGCGATCCAGCACCTGACCGGCATCAAGGACGCCGGTACGATCGTCGCGATCAACAAGGATGCGGACGCGGCGATCTTCGAGATCGCAGATATCGGGCTGGTGGGTGACCTGTTCCAGGTGCTGCCGGAGCTGGAGGCGGCGCTGGGGTGA
- a CDS encoding electron transfer flavoprotein subunit beta/FixA family protein, giving the protein MKILVAYKRVVDYNVRIQVKPDGSGVVTDGVKLSPNPFDEIALEEALRLRDAGKATEVIVATIAPADAQPHLRNGLAMGANRAIHVVCDQPIQPLTAARTLLKLVEKEQPDLVILGKQAIDDDANQTGQMLATLWGRPQATFASKLVVDGGKATVTREVDAGLETIEVDLPAVVTTDLRLNEPRFIKLPDIMKAKSKPLETLQFADLGVEAGDFLLTTQHVAPAKRSKGVMVKDAAELVAALREKGLL; this is encoded by the coding sequence ATGAAGATCCTCGTCGCCTACAAGCGCGTGGTGGACTACAACGTCCGCATCCAGGTGAAACCCGACGGCTCCGGCGTCGTCACCGACGGCGTGAAGCTGTCCCCGAATCCGTTCGACGAGATCGCGCTTGAAGAAGCGCTGCGCCTGCGCGACGCCGGCAAGGCGACCGAGGTCATCGTCGCGACGATCGCCCCCGCCGACGCCCAGCCGCATCTGCGCAACGGCCTGGCCATGGGCGCCAACCGCGCCATCCACGTGGTCTGCGACCAGCCCATCCAGCCGCTGACCGCCGCTCGCACCCTGCTCAAGCTGGTCGAAAAGGAACAGCCGGACCTGGTGATCCTCGGCAAGCAGGCCATCGACGATGACGCCAACCAGACCGGTCAGATGCTGGCCACGCTGTGGGGCCGCCCGCAGGCGACGTTCGCGAGCAAGCTGGTGGTCGACGGCGGCAAGGCGACTGTGACCCGCGAGGTCGACGCCGGCCTGGAAACCATCGAGGTCGACCTGCCGGCGGTGGTGACCACCGACCTGCGCCTGAACGAGCCGCGCTTCATCAAGCTGCCCGACATCATGAAGGCCAAGAGCAAGCCGCTGGAGACGCTGCAGTTCGCCGATCTCGGCGTGGAAGCCGGCGATTTCCTCCTGACCACGCAGCACGTGGCGCCCGCGAAGCGCAGCAAGGGCGTGATGGTCAAGGATGCAGCCGAACTCGTCGCCGCCCTTCGCGAGAAAGGCCTGCTGTAA